The Strigops habroptila isolate Jane chromosome 13, bStrHab1.2.pri, whole genome shotgun sequence genome contains a region encoding:
- the LOC115615188 gene encoding sodium-dependent lysophosphatidylcholine symporter 1-like, translated as MLPAGHEDAEMHRSSQGGALQQRRVVCREEEPGLPLCRKVCYAVGGIPYQMTGNALGFFLQIFLLDVVQLEPLHASLIIFLGRAWDAVTDPAIGFLVSKSPRTKYGKLVPWIACSMPFGVLCYCMMWSTPPDATPAALKFLWYLFMYSSFQTCMTCHHVPYSSLTMFLGGTQGDRDSATAHRMGMEVISTLLGSGIQGHIVGSYHARMNGCSVSNETVSNTSASGLTGSLDNTRRAYLFASLVLGSIYCLSCLVLIFGVKEQPGPLSPLGKVELPFASCLRVMVGHKPYTQLLCAFLFASLAFQITQGIFAFFCTHAAGLAGKFQHLVLIMLVTASLSIPFWQWFLGRFGKKTAASLGLALIIPALVAVTQVMHNFLAFIFPVMVAGCSMAVLYLLPWSMLPDAVDDFMLRNPGCLNLEALFYSFYVFFNKFAGGLAVGIATLSLHFAGYHAGDCTSNPSVVLTLQLLMAPVPISLLLIAIIIFCLHPIDEERRKEMRMEMEAMGHQVPEEQPLAGRG; from the exons ATGCTTCCAGCTGGCCACGAAGATGCTGAGATGCACAGGTCCAGCCAAGGAGGAGCTCTCCAACAGAGGAGAGTGGTTTGCAGGGAG gaggagccGGGGCTGCCGCTCTGCAGGAAGGTTTGCTACGCTGTTGGGGGCATTCCCTACCAGATGACAGGCAATGCccttggttttttcctccaaatctTCCTGCTGGATGTTGTGCAG CTGGAGCCACTCCATGCCTCTTTGATCATCTTCCTTGGAAGAGCCTGGGATGCAGTAACTGACCCAGCTATTGGCTTCCTGGTCAGCAAGAGCCCGAGGACAAAGTACGGCAAGCTGGTCCCATG GATCGCATGCTCCATGCCCTTCGGGGTGCTCTGCTACTGCATGATGTGGTCCACCCCCCCGGATGCCACCCCCGCCGCCCTGAAATTCCTGTGGTACCTGTTCATGTACAGCTCCTTCCAGACCTGCATGACT TGCCACCACGTGCCGTACTCTTCCCTCACAATGTTCCTGGGAGGAACCCAGGGAGACCGTGACTCAGCCACTGCCCACA GAATGGGGATGGAGGTGATCAGCACACTGCTCGGGTCAGGAATCCAGGGGCACATTGTGGGCAGTTACCATGCCCGCATGAACGGCTGTTCCGTGTCAAATGAGACTGTGTCCAACACCAGCGCCTCCGGCCTCACCGGCTCTCTGGACAACACG CGTCGGGCCTATTTATTTGCATCCCTGGTCCTGGGCTCAATCTATTGCCTGTCCTGCCTGGTCCTCATCTTTGGAGTCAAGGAGCAGCCGG GGCCCCTCAGCCCCCTGGGGAAGGTTGAGCTGCCCTTTGCCAGCTGCCTGCGGGTGATGGTGGGACACAAGCCCTACACCCAGCTGCTGTGCGCCTTCCTCTTTGCATCCCTGGCTTTCCAG ATCACACAGGGCATCTTTGCCTTCTTCTGTACCCATGCTGCGGGGCTGGCTGGGAAGTTCCAGCACTTAGTGCTTATCATGTTG GTCACTGCTTCCCTCTCTATTCCCTTCTGGCAGTGGTTTTTGGGgagatttggaaagaaaacagcagcatcactgggGCTGGCG CTCATCATCCCAGCCCTGGTAGCTGTcacccaagtgatgcacaactTCCTGGCCTTCATCTTCCCGGTGATGGTGGCAGGCTGCAGCATGGCTGTGCTCTACCTTTTGCCGTG GTCCATGCTGCCGGATGCGGTGGATGATTTCATGCTGAGGAACCCCGGCTGCCTGAACCTGGAGGCTCTCTTCTACTCCTTTTATGTCTTCTTCAACAAGTTTGCAGGGGGCCTTGCCGTGGGGATAGCCACACTGAGCTTACA TTTTGCAGGTTACCACGCTGGAGACTGCACCTCCAACCCCTCTGTGGTCCtcaccctgcagctcctcatGGCCCCAGTCCCAATAAGCCTGCTGCTCATTGCCATCATCATCTTCTGCCTTCATCCCATCgatgaggagaggaggaaggagatgagAATGGAGATGGAGGCAATGGG ACACCAGGTACCAGAAGAACAGCCCCTGGCTGGACGCGGGTGA
- the FKBP1A gene encoding peptidyl-prolyl cis-trans isomerase FKBP1A: MAAGGGAGSMAARGRGCAHVAPPPSGCGRCGCGSGTGTGMGVHVETIAPGDGRTFPKRGQTCVVHYTGMLEDGKKFDSSRDRNKPFKFVMGKQEVIRGWEEGVAQMSVGQRAKMTISPDYAYGSTGHPGIIPPNATLIFDVELMKLE, encoded by the exons atggcggcgggggggggggcgggctCTATGGCGGCGCGGGGCCGAGGCTGCGCACACGTGGCCCCTCCTCCCTCGGGCTGCGGGCGCTGCGGGTGCGGGagcggcaccggcaccggcatGGGCGTGCATGTGGAGACCATCGCCCCCGGCGACG GGCGGACGTTCCCCAAGCGCGGCCAGACCTGCGTGGTGCACTACACGG gTATGCTGGAGGATGGGAAGAAGTTCGATTCCTCCCGCGACAGGAACAAGCCGTTCAAGTTCGTGATGGGCAAGCAGGAGGTGATCCGTGGCTGGGAGGAAGGCGTCGCTCAG aTGAGCGTGGGTCAGCGGGCAAAGATGACCATCTCCCCAGATTACGCCTATGGCTCTACCGGGCACCCAGGGATCATCCCACCCAACGCCACTCTAATTTTTGACGTGGAGCTCATGAAATTGGAATGA
- the SDCBP2 gene encoding syntenin-2 translates to MATLYPSLEDMKGHQILQAQAAAGVRTPPTTVVTEKPKLSSGTAPPLLYPNLAELENYMGLALSSEEIQKNLQALSPTGPPPGQLVAPLSGNNAGLRRAEIKPGVREIHLCKDERGKTGLQLKNVDQGIFVQLVKANSPAALVGLRFGDQILQIDGRNCAGWSSDKAQRALKKANPEKIVMVVRDRPFQRTVTVHKDSNGHVGIVVKKGKIVSLAKNSSAARNGLLTHHYICEVNGQNVIGMKDKQLMEVLAGAGNTVTLTIIPTVIYEHMVKRLSAGVVKSSMDHSIPDL, encoded by the exons ATGGCAACGCTCTACCCCTCCCTCGAGGACATGAAGGGCCACCAGATCCTGCAG gcacaggcagcagctggggtGAGGACCCCCCCAACGACGGTGGTCACGGAGAAGCCGAAGCTCAGCTCAGGCACCG CACCACCCTTGCTGTACCCCAACCTGGCCGAGCTGGAGAACTACATGGGACTCGCCCTCTCCAGTGAAGAGATCCAGAAGAACCTGCAGGCCCTGAGCCCCACCGGGCCCCCCCCGGGGCAGCTGGTGGCCCCCCTGAGCGGGAACAATGCGGGGCTGCGGCGCGCGGAGATCAAACCGGGTGTGAGGGAGATCCACCTCTGCAAGGACGAGCGGGGCAAGACGGGGCTGCAGCTCAAGAACGTCGACCAG GGCATCTTCGTGCAGCTGGTGAAGGCCAACTCGCCGGCGGCGCTGGTGGGGCTGCGCTTCGGTGACCAGATCCTGCAGATCGATGGCAGGAACTGCGCGGGCTGGAGCAGCGACAAGGCGCAGCGGGCGCTGAAGAAGGCGAACCCCGAGAAGATCGTGATGGTGGTGCGGGACCG GCCGTTCCAGCGCACAGTCACCGTGCACAAGGACAGCAATGGCCACGTCGGCATCGTGgtgaagaaggggaaaatcGTGTCTCTGGCCAAGAACAGCTCCGCTGCCCGCAATGGCCTCCTGACCCACCACTACATCTGCGAGGTGAACGGCCAGAACGTCATCGGCATGAAG GATAAACAGCTCATGGAGGtgctggcaggggctgggaaCACGGTCACACTGACCATCATCCCCACCGTCATCTACGAGCACATGGTGAAACG GCTCTCGGCAGGGGTGGTGAAGTCGAGCATGGACCACTCCATCCCTGACCTGTGA
- the SNPH gene encoding syntaphilin isoform X4: protein MSLPGSRRSSTGSRRRPSPPGRDTYGTSSLSSSSNSGSCKGSDSSPTPRRSAKYNLCSDNHGIKPPTPEQYLTPLQQKEVCIRHLKARLKDTQERLQDRDAEIEDLKTQLSRMQEDWIEEECHRVEAQLALKEARKEIKQLKQVIDTVKNNLLEKDKGLQKYFVDINIQNKKLETLLHSMEVAQNGALKEEGAGESAGGSPARSLTRSSTYTKLSDQGAGDRNVGGSQTISLDEGADSGFMGMEDAPGHTDPLEMGAEPGSRLPPSSTYEKLLRGSAEAGVQASCMQERAIQTDFVPCQPDLDTILEKVMKSQACSLGSPTSAWVSEMEDTMPVPELSNPTTDLLVAEPDAAAVGAGGEGGGVPCNNPAVRQPPSASVAIACAAEEEPLEVPGCEAAPSKSYWSRHFIVDLLAVVVPAVPTVAWLCRSQRRQGQPIYNISSLLRGCCTVALHSIRRMGCRPVASPGGSAQP from the exons ATGTCCCTGCCGGGGAGCCGACGCTCGTCCACCGGATCACGAAG GCGCCCCTCGCCCCCCGGGAGGGACACCTACGGCACCTCCTcgctgagcagcagcagcaattctgGCTCCTGCAAGGGCAGCGACAGCAGCCCCACCCCAAG GCGCTCGGCCAAGTACAACCTCTGCAGCGACAACCATGGGATAAAGCCGCCGACGCCGGAGCAGTACCTGACCCCGCTGCAGCAGAAGGAGGTGTGCATCAGGCACCTGAAAGCGCGCCTCAAGGACACGCAGGAGCGGCTGCAGGACAG GGATGCTGAGATCGAGGACCTGAAGACGCAGCTCTCGCGGATGCAGGAGGACTGGATCGAGGAGGAATGCCACCGCGTGGAGGCCCAGCTGGCGCTGAAGGAGGCCCGCAAGGAGATCAAGCAGCTGAAGCAGGTCATCGACACGGTGAAGAACAacctgctggagaaggacaAAGGGCTCCAGAAGTATTTCGTGGACATCAACATCCAGAACAAGAAGCTGGAGACGCTGCTGCACAGCATGGAGGTGGCGCAGAATGGGGCGCTGAAGGAGGAGGGGGCCGGTGAGTCGGCCGGGGGGTCCCCAGCACGATCCCTCACCCGCAGCTCCACATACACCAAGCTGAGCGACCAGGGGGCCGGGGACCGCAACGTGGGGGGCTCACAGACCATCTCGCTGGACGAGGGGGCCGACAGCGGCTTCATGGGCATGGAGGATGCTCCCGGACACACGGACCCGCTGGAGATGGGGGCTGAGCCCGGTTCCCGCCTGCCCCCCAGCTCCACCTACGAGAAGCTGCTGCGGGGCAGCGCGGAGGCCGGGGTGCAGGCGAGCTGCATGCAGGAACGGGCCATCCAGACAGACTTCGTGCCCTGCCAGCCCGACCTGGACACCATCCTGGAGAAGGTGATGAAGTCCCAAGCCTGCAGCTTGGGCAGCCCTACCTCGGCCTGGGTGTCCGAGATGGAAGACACGATGCCCGTCCCCGAGCTCTCCAACCCCACCACGGACCTGCTGGTGGCCGAGCCCGACGCCGCGGCGGTGGGTGCCGGCGGCGAAGGGGGGGGTGTCCCCTGCAACAACCCAGCAGTGCGGCAGCCCCCCAGCGCCTCGGTGGCCATCGCCTGCGCGGCAGAGGAGGAGCCGCTGGAGGTGCCCGGCTGCGAGGCCGCCCCGTCCAAGAGCTACTGGAGCCGCCACTTCATCGTGGATCTGCTGGCGGTGGTGGTGCCGGCCGTGCCCACGGTGGCCTGGCTGTGCCGCTCGCAGCGCCGGCAGGGCCAGCCCATCTACAACATCAGCTCGCTGCTGCGCGGCTGCTGCACCGTCGCCCTCCACTCCATCCGCAGGATGGGCTGTCGCCCCGTCGCCAGCCCCGGGGGCAGCGCCCAGCCCTga
- the SNPH gene encoding syntaphilin isoform X2, translating into MLHLGRDTGTHELPDEPGARFSPPCKLPAPRTRGAVAMSLPGSRRSSTGSRRRPSPPGRDTYGTSSLSSSSNSGSCKGSDSSPTPRRSAKYNLCSDNHGIKPPTPEQYLTPLQQKEVCIRHLKARLKDTQERLQDRDAEIEDLKTQLSRMQEDWIEEECHRVEAQLALKEARKEIKQLKQVIDTVKNNLLEKDKGLQKYFVDINIQNKKLETLLHSMEVAQNGALKEEGAGESAGGSPARSLTRSSTYTKLSDQGAGDRNVGGSQTISLDEGADSGFMGMEDAPGHTDPLEMGAEPGSRLPPSSTYEKLLRGSAEAGVQASCMQERAIQTDFVPCQPDLDTILEKVMKSQACSLGSPTSAWVSEMEDTMPVPELSNPTTDLLVAEPDAAAVGAGGEGGGVPCNNPAVRQPPSASVAIACAAEEEPLEVPGCEAAPSKSYWSRHFIVDLLAVVVPAVPTVAWLCRSQRRQGQPIYNISSLLRGCCTVALHSIRRMGCRPVASPGGSAQP; encoded by the exons ATGCTCCATCTCGGAAGGGACACGGGAACACATGAGCTGCCTGATGAGCCGGGAGCTCgtttctctcctccctgcaag CTCCCCGCGCCCAGGACCCGCGGCGCCGTGGCCATGTCCCTGCCGGGGAGCCGACGCTCGTCCACCGGATCACGAAG GCGCCCCTCGCCCCCCGGGAGGGACACCTACGGCACCTCCTcgctgagcagcagcagcaattctgGCTCCTGCAAGGGCAGCGACAGCAGCCCCACCCCAAG GCGCTCGGCCAAGTACAACCTCTGCAGCGACAACCATGGGATAAAGCCGCCGACGCCGGAGCAGTACCTGACCCCGCTGCAGCAGAAGGAGGTGTGCATCAGGCACCTGAAAGCGCGCCTCAAGGACACGCAGGAGCGGCTGCAGGACAG GGATGCTGAGATCGAGGACCTGAAGACGCAGCTCTCGCGGATGCAGGAGGACTGGATCGAGGAGGAATGCCACCGCGTGGAGGCCCAGCTGGCGCTGAAGGAGGCCCGCAAGGAGATCAAGCAGCTGAAGCAGGTCATCGACACGGTGAAGAACAacctgctggagaaggacaAAGGGCTCCAGAAGTATTTCGTGGACATCAACATCCAGAACAAGAAGCTGGAGACGCTGCTGCACAGCATGGAGGTGGCGCAGAATGGGGCGCTGAAGGAGGAGGGGGCCGGTGAGTCGGCCGGGGGGTCCCCAGCACGATCCCTCACCCGCAGCTCCACATACACCAAGCTGAGCGACCAGGGGGCCGGGGACCGCAACGTGGGGGGCTCACAGACCATCTCGCTGGACGAGGGGGCCGACAGCGGCTTCATGGGCATGGAGGATGCTCCCGGACACACGGACCCGCTGGAGATGGGGGCTGAGCCCGGTTCCCGCCTGCCCCCCAGCTCCACCTACGAGAAGCTGCTGCGGGGCAGCGCGGAGGCCGGGGTGCAGGCGAGCTGCATGCAGGAACGGGCCATCCAGACAGACTTCGTGCCCTGCCAGCCCGACCTGGACACCATCCTGGAGAAGGTGATGAAGTCCCAAGCCTGCAGCTTGGGCAGCCCTACCTCGGCCTGGGTGTCCGAGATGGAAGACACGATGCCCGTCCCCGAGCTCTCCAACCCCACCACGGACCTGCTGGTGGCCGAGCCCGACGCCGCGGCGGTGGGTGCCGGCGGCGAAGGGGGGGGTGTCCCCTGCAACAACCCAGCAGTGCGGCAGCCCCCCAGCGCCTCGGTGGCCATCGCCTGCGCGGCAGAGGAGGAGCCGCTGGAGGTGCCCGGCTGCGAGGCCGCCCCGTCCAAGAGCTACTGGAGCCGCCACTTCATCGTGGATCTGCTGGCGGTGGTGGTGCCGGCCGTGCCCACGGTGGCCTGGCTGTGCCGCTCGCAGCGCCGGCAGGGCCAGCCCATCTACAACATCAGCTCGCTGCTGCGCGGCTGCTGCACCGTCGCCCTCCACTCCATCCGCAGGATGGGCTGTCGCCCCGTCGCCAGCCCCGGGGGCAGCGCCCAGCCCTga
- the SNPH gene encoding syntaphilin isoform X3 has protein sequence MSLPGSRRSSTGSRSRGVCGRSGFASFFKSSAPSATRPETQPLLPASRRPSPPGRDTYGTSSLSSSSNSGSCKGSDSSPTPRRSAKYNLCSDNHGIKPPTPEQYLTPLQQKEVCIRHLKARLKDTQERLQDRDAEIEDLKTQLSRMQEDWIEEECHRVEAQLALKEARKEIKQLKQVIDTVKNNLLEKDKGLQKYFVDINIQNKKLETLLHSMEVAQNGALKEEGAGESAGGSPARSLTRSSTYTKLSDQGAGDRNVGGSQTISLDEGADSGFMGMEDAPGHTDPLEMGAEPGSRLPPSSTYEKLLRGSAEAGVQASCMQERAIQTDFVPCQPDLDTILEKVMKSQACSLGSPTSAWVSEMEDTMPVPELSNPTTDLLVAEPDAAAVGAGGEGGGVPCNNPAVRQPPSASVAIACAAEEEPLEVPGCEAAPSKSYWSRHFIVDLLAVVVPAVPTVAWLCRSQRRQGQPIYNISSLLRGCCTVALHSIRRMGCRPVASPGGSAQP, from the exons ATGTCCCTGCCGGGGAGCCGACGCTCGTCCACCGGATCACGAAG TCGCGGGGTTTGTGGACGGAGTGGCTTTGCCTCCTTCTTTAAGTCTTCAGCGCCCTCAGCCACTCGGCCTGAGACACAGcctcttctccctgcctccAGGCGCCCCTCGCCCCCCGGGAGGGACACCTACGGCACCTCCTcgctgagcagcagcagcaattctgGCTCCTGCAAGGGCAGCGACAGCAGCCCCACCCCAAG GCGCTCGGCCAAGTACAACCTCTGCAGCGACAACCATGGGATAAAGCCGCCGACGCCGGAGCAGTACCTGACCCCGCTGCAGCAGAAGGAGGTGTGCATCAGGCACCTGAAAGCGCGCCTCAAGGACACGCAGGAGCGGCTGCAGGACAG GGATGCTGAGATCGAGGACCTGAAGACGCAGCTCTCGCGGATGCAGGAGGACTGGATCGAGGAGGAATGCCACCGCGTGGAGGCCCAGCTGGCGCTGAAGGAGGCCCGCAAGGAGATCAAGCAGCTGAAGCAGGTCATCGACACGGTGAAGAACAacctgctggagaaggacaAAGGGCTCCAGAAGTATTTCGTGGACATCAACATCCAGAACAAGAAGCTGGAGACGCTGCTGCACAGCATGGAGGTGGCGCAGAATGGGGCGCTGAAGGAGGAGGGGGCCGGTGAGTCGGCCGGGGGGTCCCCAGCACGATCCCTCACCCGCAGCTCCACATACACCAAGCTGAGCGACCAGGGGGCCGGGGACCGCAACGTGGGGGGCTCACAGACCATCTCGCTGGACGAGGGGGCCGACAGCGGCTTCATGGGCATGGAGGATGCTCCCGGACACACGGACCCGCTGGAGATGGGGGCTGAGCCCGGTTCCCGCCTGCCCCCCAGCTCCACCTACGAGAAGCTGCTGCGGGGCAGCGCGGAGGCCGGGGTGCAGGCGAGCTGCATGCAGGAACGGGCCATCCAGACAGACTTCGTGCCCTGCCAGCCCGACCTGGACACCATCCTGGAGAAGGTGATGAAGTCCCAAGCCTGCAGCTTGGGCAGCCCTACCTCGGCCTGGGTGTCCGAGATGGAAGACACGATGCCCGTCCCCGAGCTCTCCAACCCCACCACGGACCTGCTGGTGGCCGAGCCCGACGCCGCGGCGGTGGGTGCCGGCGGCGAAGGGGGGGGTGTCCCCTGCAACAACCCAGCAGTGCGGCAGCCCCCCAGCGCCTCGGTGGCCATCGCCTGCGCGGCAGAGGAGGAGCCGCTGGAGGTGCCCGGCTGCGAGGCCGCCCCGTCCAAGAGCTACTGGAGCCGCCACTTCATCGTGGATCTGCTGGCGGTGGTGGTGCCGGCCGTGCCCACGGTGGCCTGGCTGTGCCGCTCGCAGCGCCGGCAGGGCCAGCCCATCTACAACATCAGCTCGCTGCTGCGCGGCTGCTGCACCGTCGCCCTCCACTCCATCCGCAGGATGGGCTGTCGCCCCGTCGCCAGCCCCGGGGGCAGCGCCCAGCCCTga
- the SNPH gene encoding syntaphilin isoform X1, with product MLHLGRDTGTHELPDEPGARFSPPCKLPAPRTRGAVAMSLPGSRRSSTGSRSRGVCGRSGFASFFKSSAPSATRPETQPLLPASRRPSPPGRDTYGTSSLSSSSNSGSCKGSDSSPTPRRSAKYNLCSDNHGIKPPTPEQYLTPLQQKEVCIRHLKARLKDTQERLQDRDAEIEDLKTQLSRMQEDWIEEECHRVEAQLALKEARKEIKQLKQVIDTVKNNLLEKDKGLQKYFVDINIQNKKLETLLHSMEVAQNGALKEEGAGESAGGSPARSLTRSSTYTKLSDQGAGDRNVGGSQTISLDEGADSGFMGMEDAPGHTDPLEMGAEPGSRLPPSSTYEKLLRGSAEAGVQASCMQERAIQTDFVPCQPDLDTILEKVMKSQACSLGSPTSAWVSEMEDTMPVPELSNPTTDLLVAEPDAAAVGAGGEGGGVPCNNPAVRQPPSASVAIACAAEEEPLEVPGCEAAPSKSYWSRHFIVDLLAVVVPAVPTVAWLCRSQRRQGQPIYNISSLLRGCCTVALHSIRRMGCRPVASPGGSAQP from the exons ATGCTCCATCTCGGAAGGGACACGGGAACACATGAGCTGCCTGATGAGCCGGGAGCTCgtttctctcctccctgcaag CTCCCCGCGCCCAGGACCCGCGGCGCCGTGGCCATGTCCCTGCCGGGGAGCCGACGCTCGTCCACCGGATCACGAAG TCGCGGGGTTTGTGGACGGAGTGGCTTTGCCTCCTTCTTTAAGTCTTCAGCGCCCTCAGCCACTCGGCCTGAGACACAGcctcttctccctgcctccAGGCGCCCCTCGCCCCCCGGGAGGGACACCTACGGCACCTCCTcgctgagcagcagcagcaattctgGCTCCTGCAAGGGCAGCGACAGCAGCCCCACCCCAAG GCGCTCGGCCAAGTACAACCTCTGCAGCGACAACCATGGGATAAAGCCGCCGACGCCGGAGCAGTACCTGACCCCGCTGCAGCAGAAGGAGGTGTGCATCAGGCACCTGAAAGCGCGCCTCAAGGACACGCAGGAGCGGCTGCAGGACAG GGATGCTGAGATCGAGGACCTGAAGACGCAGCTCTCGCGGATGCAGGAGGACTGGATCGAGGAGGAATGCCACCGCGTGGAGGCCCAGCTGGCGCTGAAGGAGGCCCGCAAGGAGATCAAGCAGCTGAAGCAGGTCATCGACACGGTGAAGAACAacctgctggagaaggacaAAGGGCTCCAGAAGTATTTCGTGGACATCAACATCCAGAACAAGAAGCTGGAGACGCTGCTGCACAGCATGGAGGTGGCGCAGAATGGGGCGCTGAAGGAGGAGGGGGCCGGTGAGTCGGCCGGGGGGTCCCCAGCACGATCCCTCACCCGCAGCTCCACATACACCAAGCTGAGCGACCAGGGGGCCGGGGACCGCAACGTGGGGGGCTCACAGACCATCTCGCTGGACGAGGGGGCCGACAGCGGCTTCATGGGCATGGAGGATGCTCCCGGACACACGGACCCGCTGGAGATGGGGGCTGAGCCCGGTTCCCGCCTGCCCCCCAGCTCCACCTACGAGAAGCTGCTGCGGGGCAGCGCGGAGGCCGGGGTGCAGGCGAGCTGCATGCAGGAACGGGCCATCCAGACAGACTTCGTGCCCTGCCAGCCCGACCTGGACACCATCCTGGAGAAGGTGATGAAGTCCCAAGCCTGCAGCTTGGGCAGCCCTACCTCGGCCTGGGTGTCCGAGATGGAAGACACGATGCCCGTCCCCGAGCTCTCCAACCCCACCACGGACCTGCTGGTGGCCGAGCCCGACGCCGCGGCGGTGGGTGCCGGCGGCGAAGGGGGGGGTGTCCCCTGCAACAACCCAGCAGTGCGGCAGCCCCCCAGCGCCTCGGTGGCCATCGCCTGCGCGGCAGAGGAGGAGCCGCTGGAGGTGCCCGGCTGCGAGGCCGCCCCGTCCAAGAGCTACTGGAGCCGCCACTTCATCGTGGATCTGCTGGCGGTGGTGGTGCCGGCCGTGCCCACGGTGGCCTGGCTGTGCCGCTCGCAGCGCCGGCAGGGCCAGCCCATCTACAACATCAGCTCGCTGCTGCGCGGCTGCTGCACCGTCGCCCTCCACTCCATCCGCAGGATGGGCTGTCGCCCCGTCGCCAGCCCCGGGGGCAGCGCCCAGCCCTga